ATCACCCTCGAGCCAGGCGAGTTCGAGTTCGACGAGTACGCCGCGATCGTGGTGTCGGACCTCGCGACCCGCGGCACGCGCATCGCCGCCCGCGCCGTGCAGCTCGGCCTCCGCGAGCAGTTCGGGGTGGACGTGCCGATCCTCCGCATCTCCGAAGAGCGCAAGCACGGGCCGCGCAAGGACATCTGGATCGTCGAGCCGCGCACCATCCGCCCGCCCGACGAGCCGCCCAAGGGCAAGGAGCCCATGGGCGCCGAGCCCGAGCCGCGAGGCCCCGCGCCTGCCGGCTTCGCATCCGACGAACTCACCGCCCCTCCACGCCCCGCCCCGGCCAAGGGCGGCAAGAAGCCCGAGGAGGAGGAGCGCATGCTCCACTCGCCGGCGCGGACCATCGGCGTCCGCGGCCTCGCCTTCACCGACGAGATGGTCATCGAGGGCTACTTCATCCGCGTGGACGCCATCGCCGTCGTCATCCACGGCGCATCGGACGCGGGCTCGTTCTGGGGCGCGCAGACGCTCCTCCAGCTCGTGCGTCCCGCGCGCAAGGGCGGCTTCCTTCGCAAAGGGCGCGGGCCGACCATCCCCTGCCTGTGGATGGCCGATTGGCCCTCGAACC
The Planctomycetota bacterium DNA segment above includes these coding regions:
- a CDS encoding glycoside hydrolase family 20 zincin-like fold domain-containing protein — translated: MNRLLVLLSLAPALAAAAARDAPGVHVIPAPKRITLEPGEFEFDEYAAIVVSDLATRGTRIAARAVQLGLREQFGVDVPILRISEERKHGPRKDIWIVEPRTIRPPDEPPKGKEPMGAEPEPRGPAPAGFASDELTAPPRPAPAKGGKKPEEEERMLHSPARTIGVRGLAFTDEMVIEGYFIRVDAIAVVIHGASDAGSFWGAQTLLQLVRPARKGGFLRKGRGPTIPCLWMADWPSNRERVVPPAIPVPAEPDAAERFLRTAARYKLNGIARGAVPDDAATRERLQFAAQYAPVPCIEKSPAIPGASPLLALALEAAAEGRTHLALAAFGEAAWGPPDPTPEAFRQLFPAEAPAPPSEATPPAAK